From the Maioricimonas rarisocia genome, one window contains:
- a CDS encoding DUF4304 domain-containing protein, with protein sequence MTSEQQPISKRIDNIVRNGLHPHLQRLGFRKRGRTFRRQCERHWEIVSVSGGQHNTNLDDGSIGSFGIELGIHFPPVFAIDGVELTREPGIHECYVCDGLALSGHAGFFDDFEGNDPTVEERTQMVSDAWSEQGEEWFAALSDYSAAYQWLRDRETWRESMYFAIYLNDKAGAAEALNHCRRAWGGLLLEHIEAIAARHGVVADKG encoded by the coding sequence ATGACCAGTGAACAGCAGCCGATCTCGAAACGGATCGACAACATTGTCAGGAACGGCCTGCATCCGCACCTCCAGCGGCTCGGCTTCCGCAAGCGCGGCCGGACGTTTCGCCGGCAGTGCGAACGGCACTGGGAAATCGTCTCGGTCTCCGGCGGACAGCACAATACGAACCTCGACGATGGCTCGATCGGCTCATTCGGTATCGAGCTGGGAATCCACTTTCCGCCCGTGTTTGCGATCGACGGCGTCGAACTCACGCGGGAGCCGGGCATTCACGAATGCTACGTCTGCGACGGACTGGCATTGTCGGGGCATGCCGGCTTCTTCGACGACTTCGAAGGAAACGATCCCACAGTCGAAGAACGGACGCAGATGGTCTCCGACGCATGGAGCGAACAGGGGGAAGAGTGGTTCGCGGCACTCTCGGATTACTCGGCTGCGTACCAGTGGTTGCGGGATCGCGAAACCTGGCGGGAATCGATGTACTTCGCCATCTACCTCAACGACAAGGCAGGTGCTGCCGAGGCGCTCAATCACTGTCGGCGGGCATGGGGAGGGTTGCTGCTCGAACACATTGAGGCGATTGCCGCACGCCACGGAGTCGTTGCGGACAAAGGGTGA
- a CDS encoding N,N-dimethylformamidase beta subunit family domain-containing protein, whose protein sequence is MTHPIDRRDMLRQVTAAGLGSAALNSAAAQPQQQPESAIARENARPGTTDWQLTRVRVNSGAYRTSLIEGYCSHQSIAAGETLSVFVSTDPASRYQLDVYRMGYYGGTGARKVATYGPLEGKPQPVPPIGDKRLRECRWEPSLEITIRDDWPSGVYLGKLTTLPDEGQPYWQSYVIFIVKDDRPADLLFQCSDNTWQAYNRWPVNESLYTHPDGAHSGGVASSFDRPYGKYCQIYDHPLSLGSGEFLLWEFPLCYWLEQQGYDVTYCSNADIRSASDITRSRCFLSVGHDEYWDLRQYHAMKDAIDQGANVLWLSANCVYMVSEFSASSSGQPDRIIERVASYGPLREEELASYGQILGPFDSHGPDERSIIGARTVVPFNGGGDWTCTKPDHWIFADTGMQQGESIPGLVGWEFHGDPDTNRPGLEVVGEGLVWAGGTRPGRWTSTIFPGPKENFVFNASTIWWAQGLASPPGHILPWSHFSRPHGPDPRVQQMTRNLIARGVGRS, encoded by the coding sequence ATGACACACCCCATCGACCGCCGGGACATGCTTCGCCAGGTCACCGCCGCGGGTCTTGGCAGCGCCGCTCTCAACTCGGCCGCCGCCCAGCCGCAGCAGCAGCCCGAAAGCGCAATTGCCCGCGAGAACGCCCGGCCGGGCACGACCGACTGGCAGCTCACGCGGGTCCGCGTCAATTCGGGGGCCTACCGCACATCACTCATTGAAGGGTACTGCTCGCATCAGTCGATCGCAGCGGGCGAGACGCTGTCGGTTTTCGTCAGCACCGACCCGGCCAGCCGGTATCAGCTCGACGTCTACCGCATGGGCTACTACGGCGGAACCGGGGCCCGAAAGGTCGCCACGTACGGTCCGCTCGAAGGAAAGCCGCAGCCGGTCCCCCCCATCGGGGACAAGCGACTCCGCGAGTGCCGGTGGGAACCGAGCCTGGAGATCACGATCCGCGACGACTGGCCGAGCGGCGTCTATCTCGGCAAGCTGACGACCCTGCCGGACGAAGGACAGCCGTACTGGCAGAGCTACGTCATCTTCATCGTGAAGGACGATCGGCCTGCCGACCTGCTGTTTCAGTGCTCCGACAATACCTGGCAGGCATACAACCGCTGGCCAGTCAACGAATCGCTCTACACGCACCCGGACGGAGCTCATTCTGGCGGCGTCGCATCCAGCTTCGATCGGCCGTACGGCAAGTACTGTCAGATCTACGACCATCCGCTTTCGCTTGGTTCCGGTGAGTTTCTGCTGTGGGAATTCCCTCTCTGCTACTGGCTCGAACAGCAGGGGTACGACGTCACCTACTGCAGCAATGCCGATATCAGGTCCGCCAGCGACATCACCCGCAGCCGGTGCTTCCTCAGCGTCGGGCATGACGAATACTGGGATCTGCGGCAGTATCACGCGATGAAGGACGCGATCGACCAGGGGGCGAACGTCCTGTGGCTCAGTGCGAACTGCGTCTACATGGTGAGCGAGTTCTCGGCCTCTTCCAGCGGACAGCCGGACCGCATCATCGAACGGGTCGCCAGCTACGGCCCGCTGCGCGAGGAAGAGCTCGCGTCGTACGGCCAGATCCTCGGTCCCTTCGACTCGCACGGGCCGGACGAGCGGAGCATCATCGGTGCCCGCACGGTTGTTCCGTTCAACGGCGGCGGCGACTGGACCTGCACGAAGCCGGACCACTGGATCTTCGCCGACACCGGCATGCAGCAGGGTGAGTCGATTCCCGGGCTGGTGGGATGGGAGTTCCACGGCGATCCCGACACCAACCGGCCGGGCCTGGAAGTCGTCGGCGAGGGACTCGTCTGGGCGGGCGGCACACGACCGGGCCGCTGGACGTCCACGATCTTTCCGGGGCCGAAAGAGAACTTCGTGTTCAACGCGTCGACGATCTGGTGGGCGCAGGGGCTGGCGAGCCCGCCGGGGCACATCCTCCCCTGGTCACACTTCTCGCGGCCGCATGGTCCGGACCCACGGGTGCAGCAGATGACGCGGAATCTGATTGCGAGGGGAGTGGGTAGGAGTTAG